The Primulina tabacum isolate GXHZ01 chromosome 16, ASM2559414v2, whole genome shotgun sequence genome window below encodes:
- the LOC142528895 gene encoding uncharacterized protein LOC142528895, translating into MDLDKQENDDELALVLELPESDPLFMRKKKLLDDMGFDPKIQARIKCSSTSTPDQLDDFLNRLIQQARIINFDEVEIYFNGDSTRNYSNPRNELQALNYLLEVTDNSLSAEKHKMKNVMQKLRDEIVDRIHKVGSKFGEESKFVRCRNSDKEKCLLDWSVDHGAGTKLDIAYIEGAGRGAIATQDLKVGDTALEIPASIIISEELVHESNMFHILNEINEISTETMLLLWCMKEKYNKNSRFKLFFETLPEKFNTGLSFGIDAVMTLDGTLLLEEIVQAKEHLRVQYEELFPALSDLHPDVFPPELYTWEHFLWACELFYSNSMKVVFTDGKLRTCLIPVAGFLNHSICPHVMRYGRIEASTHSLRFPLSRACHTGEQCFLGYGKFSSSHLLTFYGFLPQEDNPYDVIPLEFDIWQDEDCEDGRITSERLTHMVRGTWYSKDHGIFRYGLPTPLLDVLRRARNPNWQSSIITQEILETELDVLRDLNSTFQDSMDALGDETLDDRERTSWDVKLAIEYKNLQRNILSSILTSCRTGCELLECELLKYTG; encoded by the exons ATGGACTTGGATAAG CAAGAGAATGATGATGAACTTGCATTGGTTCTTGAACTTCCTGAAAGTGACCCTTTATTCATGAGGAAGAAG AAATTACTTGATGATATGGGTTTCGATCCGAAGATTCAGGCACGCATTAAATGCTCCTCCACTTCCACTCCTGATCAACTGGATGATTTCTTGAACAGGTTGATTCAACAAGCAAGAATAATAAACTTTGATGAG GTGGAAATTTACTTTAACGGAGACAGTACGAGGAATTACAGTAATCCCAGGAATGAATTGCAGGCTCTGAATTATCTACTTGAAGTCACTGATAATTCATTGTCCGCTGAGAAACACAAGATGAAAAATGTTATGCAGAAGTTACGAGATGAAATAGTTGATAGGATCCATAAAGTTGGAAGCAAATTTGGTGAAGAGTCGAAATTTGTTAGATGCCGTAACTCGGATAAAGAAAAGTGTCTATTAGATTGGTCTGTCGATCATGGTGCAGGGACAAAATTGGATATAGCTT ATATTGAAGGAGCAGGAAGAGGGGCCATAGCTACACAAGACCTAAAAGTAGGAGATACAGCTTTGGAGATTCCTGCATCTATCATTATCTCGGAGGAGCTTGTGCATGAATCGAACATG TTCCATATTCTCAATGAAATCAATGAGATTTCAACAGAGACAATGTTGCTCTTGTGGTGCATGAAGGAGAAGTACAACAAGAATTcaagatttaaattattttttgagaCATTGCCTGAGAAATTTAACACTG GATTGAGCTTTGGAATTGATGCTGTCATGACTTTAGATGGAACCTTATTGTTAGAAGAAATTGTGCAAGCGAAAGAG CACCTACGGGTTCAATATGAGGAGTTATTTCCTGCACTGAGTGATCTTCATCCTGACGTATTTCCGCCGGAGTTGTACACATGGGAGCACTTCTTATGGGCTTGTGAACTCTTCTACTCTAACAGCATGAAAGTTGTCTTCACTGATGGAAAGCTAAGAACCTGTTTAATTCCTGTTGCTGGCTTTCTCAATCACTCG ATATGCCCGCATGTAATGCGCTATGGAAGAATAGAAGCGAGTACACATTCCTTGAGATTTCCTTTATCAAGAGCATGTCATACAGGAGAACAGTGTTTTCTAGGTTATGGAAAGTTCTCCAGTTCTCATTTGTTAACTTTCTATGGCTTCTTACCGCAAGAAGATAACCCATATGATGTCATTCCACTCG AGTTCGATATTTGGCAGGATGAAGATTGTGAAGATGGACGAATCACATCTGAACGGCTCACTCACATGGTTCGTGGCACGTGGTATTCAAAAGACCATGGAATCTTTCGCTACGGGTTGCCGACTCCGTTACTGGATGTTCTACGTAGAGCTCGAAATCCGAACTGGCAATCAAGCATCATT ACACAAGAAATCTTGGAAACGGAACTCGATGTACTTAGAGACCTAAACAGCACCTTTCAAGACAGTATGGATGCCCTCGGGGATGAAACTCTTGATGACAG